A genomic segment from Phragmites australis chromosome 6, lpPhrAust1.1, whole genome shotgun sequence encodes:
- the LOC133920735 gene encoding 2'-deoxymugineic-acid 2'-dioxygenase-like, with amino-acid sequence MENLLSSASSHRTLPDGRFVVPPEHRPPASPAGAASMPVIDLSLPRDVVRAAVLDAGKDLGFFQVVNHGVPERAMRDMEAACADFFRLRAEDKAAYYSEDTDRTNRLFSSTMYEVAGERYWRYCLRLAVFPVDRTEDGWPEKPPQFREVLERFIVPTRSVGMELLKLLCEGIGLRPDYFDGDLSGGEVIMNVNHYPPCPDPSRTLGLPPHCDRNLITLLLQGSVCGLQVAYRGRWIDVDPVPGAFVVNFGHQLEITTNGLFKSVEHRAVTNAAAARTSVATFIMPTMDSVIGPAEELVGTGEGSDPPRYRSFTFREFMSIYKTVGARRESVEKAFKI; translated from the coding sequence ATGGAGAACCTCCTGTCCTCGGCCTCGTCCCACCGCACGCTCCCCGACGGCCGCTTCGTCGTCCCGCCCGAGCACCGCCCGCCGGCCTCCCCCGCCGGGGCCGCCTCCATGCCCGTCATCGACCTCTCCCTCCCCCGCGACGTCGTCCGCGCGGCCGTCCTCGACGCCGGCAAGGACCTCGGCTTCTTCCAGGTGGTCAACCACGGCGTGCCGGAGCGGGCGATGAGGGACATGGAGGCGGCCTGCGCCGACTTCTTCCGGCTCCGCGCGGAGGACAAGGCGGCATACTACTCGGAGGACACGGACAGGACCAACCGCCTTTTCTCCAGCACCATGTACGAGGTCGCCGGCGAGCGGTACTGGCGGTACTGCCTCCGCCTCGCTGTCTTCCCCGTCGACCGGACCGAGGACGGCTGGCCCGAGAAGCCGCCCCAGTTCAGGGAGGTCCTGGAGCGGTTCATCGTGCCGACGCGGAGCGTGGGGATGGAGCTTTTGAAGCTGCTCTGCGAGGGCATCGGCCTCCGCCCGGACTACTTCGACGGCGACCTCAGCGGCGGCGAGGTGATCATGAACGTCAACCACTACCCGCCGTGCCCGGACCCGAGCAGGACGCTGGGCCTGCCGCCGCACTGCGACCGGAACCTCATAACGCTGCTGCTGCAAGGGTCGGTTTGCGGCCTCCAGGTCGCCTACAGGGGCCGATGGATCGACGTCGACCCCGTCCCAGGCGCCTTCGTCGTCAACTTTGGACACCAGCTCGAGATAACCACCAACGGGCTGTTCAAGAGCGTGGAGCACCGCGCGGTGACCAACGCAGCGGCGGCAAGGACGTCGGTGGCAACGTTCATCATGCCGACCATGGACAGCGTGATCGGGCcggcggaggagctcgtggGCACCGGCGAGGGGAGTGATCCGCCGAGGTACCGCAGCTTCACGTTCCGCGAGTTCATGAGCATCTACAAGACCGTCGGCGCGCGCAGGGAGAGCGTCGAGAAGGCCTTCAAGATCTGA
- the LOC133920737 gene encoding 2'-deoxymugineic-acid 2'-dioxygenase-like: MELLTNAPLPRAVPDKYVFPPEKRPGNNLQLLDPSIALPVVDLRGGRDLTDADRRRVVRDIIDAGKEFGFFQVVNHGVEDGAVRAFRDAAAEFFALRPEEKLPYYSDDQSRPFRVASSTTYDKSETRYWRDYLKLQCFPVDKFVHQWPPKPDQFRDCLGEYIVQVQHLAATLLELIAEGLGLDAGFFRGELSGGDTQMNVNYYPPCPDPSLTLGLLPHCDRHLLTVLSQGDVSGLQAKYGGGWIAVQPIPGAFVINFGHQMEIATNGLLRSVEHRAVTNAAKARMSVATLIMPATECLIAPAPELVGEEDNNPAKYRAFRFSEFIEAYDAAAASRDSVLDYFKI; this comes from the exons ATGGAGCTGCTCACCAACGCGCCGCTGCCGCGCGCCGTGCCGGACAAGTACGTCTTCCCCCCGGAGAAGCGCCCCGGCAACAACCTCCAGCTCCTCGACCCCTCCATCGCCCTACCCGTCGTCGACCTCCGCGGCGGCCGCGACCTCACCGACGccgaccgccgccgcgtcgTCCGCGACATCATCGATGCCGGCAAGGAGTTCGGCTTCTTTCAG gtGGTCAACCACGGCGTCGAGGATGGGGCGGTGCGCGCGTTCcgcgacgcggcggcggagttCTTCGCGCTGCGGCCGGAGGAGAAGCTGCCCTACTACTCCGACGACCAGAGCAGGCCCTTCCGCGTCGCCTCCAGCACCACCTACGACAAGAGCGAGACGCGGTACTGGCGCGACTACCTCAAGCTCCAGTGCTTCCCCGTCGACAAGTTCGTGCACCAGTGGCCGCCAAAGCCGGACCAGTTCAGGGACTGTCTCGGCGAGTACATCGTCCAGGTGCAGCATCTCGCCGCGACGCTCCTCGAGCTCATCGCCGAGGGCCTCGGCCTCGACGCCGGTTTCTTCCGCGGCGAGCTGAGCGGCGGCGACACGCAGATGAATGTGAACTACTACCCGCCGTGCCCGGACCCGAGCCTGACCCTGGGCCTCCTCCCGCACTGCGACCGCCACCTCCTGACGGTGCTCTCGCAGGGCGACGTCAGCGGGCTGCAGGCCAAGTACGGGGGCGGATGGATCGCCGTGCAGCCCATCCCCGGCGCTTTCGTCATCAACTTCGGGCACCAGATGGAGATCGCCACCAACGGGCTGCTGCGGAGCGTGGAGCACCGCGCGGTGACGAACGCGGCGAAGGCGAGGATGTCGGTGGCGACGCTGATCATGCCGGCGACGGAGTGTTTGATCGCGCCGGCACCGGAACTGGTGGGCGAGGAGGACAATAACCCGGCCAAGTACAGGGCCTTCCGCTTCAGTGAGTTCATAGAGGCAtacgacgccgccgccgccagcaggGACAGCGTGCTGGACTACTTCAAGATCTGA